Proteins from a single region of Murdochiella vaginalis:
- a CDS encoding ribonuclease Z gives MVQGEGRCPVWRLLQDGLSEAVHFYKQLAERRDKGIEMIDVCLLGTGGMMPLPGRHLTALLLRHQGHSVLIDCGEGTQVAIRKYGWSMHSIDAILFTHVHGDHVAGISGLLSSMNTEGRREPVHIYGPDAVEEVVASLCVVVGVNFEVHFHRVGKMPFSVGALQVTPFPVKHNITCYGYRVDLPRRPKFLPEKAKALQIPITEWRKLQAGESVMVGLRRVRPEEVSGPKRRGLSIVYSTDTRPCATLERAAKDCDLLITEGIYGDREKTKSAEEKCHMTAWEAADLAARAGAKETWLTHYSPSFRNPAQYADEMARKNSSVRFASDGWKRVLDFEED, from the coding sequence ATGGTGCAAGGAGAGGGCAGATGCCCTGTTTGGAGGCTTTTGCAAGACGGCCTTTCCGAAGCGGTTCACTTTTACAAGCAGCTTGCCGAAAGACGAGATAAGGGGATAGAAATGATTGATGTCTGTTTATTGGGCACGGGTGGCATGATGCCTTTGCCGGGGCGCCATCTGACGGCGCTTCTGCTACGTCATCAGGGGCACTCCGTGTTGATCGATTGCGGAGAGGGCACGCAGGTGGCCATCCGCAAATATGGCTGGTCCATGCACTCCATCGATGCCATTTTGTTTACGCACGTTCACGGCGATCATGTTGCCGGCATCAGCGGGCTGCTGTCTTCGATGAATACCGAAGGGCGCCGTGAGCCGGTGCATATTTATGGCCCGGATGCTGTGGAAGAAGTGGTGGCAAGCCTTTGCGTGGTGGTGGGCGTAAATTTTGAGGTGCATTTTCATCGCGTCGGCAAGATGCCCTTTTCCGTCGGCGCGCTGCAGGTGACGCCGTTTCCGGTGAAGCACAATATCACGTGCTACGGCTACCGCGTGGATCTGCCCCGACGTCCGAAATTTTTGCCGGAGAAGGCCAAAGCCTTGCAGATTCCCATTACGGAATGGCGGAAATTGCAGGCAGGCGAAAGTGTCATGGTCGGTCTTCGCCGTGTTCGCCCGGAAGAGGTGAGCGGCCCGAAACGCCGCGGATTATCCATTGTCTATTCTACGGATACGCGTCCGTGCGCAACCTTGGAGCGGGCAGCGAAGGACTGTGATCTCCTGATTACGGAGGGTATTTACGGCGATCGGGAAAAGACGAAAAGCGCGGAGGAAAAATGCCATATGACTGCTTGGGAAGCCGCGGATCTCGCCGCGCGTGCCGGCGCAAAGGAAACGTGGCTCACGCATTACAGCCCGTCGTTTCGCAATCCGGCGCAATATGCAGATGAGATGGCCAGAAAGAATTCATCCGTGCGCTTCGCATCCGATGGCTGGAAGCGTGTGCTGGATTTCGAGGAAGACTGA
- a CDS encoding A24 family peptidase: protein MNVFFISMGWLLPALIAIGVWDERYRRIPNRALAVLCLLYIAAWPVLSHTLDNISPDAFLPLFFKRLAEAVGALLVSGLFSLWKPKSLGMGDCKLMAVVVLYLGFMEGATLLWLALFFTGLRGLIQRMGQKEKKIRTLAFAPQVAAAGILYCLLHLAWKIP, encoded by the coding sequence ATGAACGTTTTTTTCATTTCCATGGGATGGCTGTTGCCGGCCCTCATCGCTATTGGTGTATGGGATGAGCGGTATCGGCGCATACCCAACCGTGCTTTAGCGGTGTTATGTCTGCTCTATATCGCGGCTTGGCCCGTTCTGTCGCATACGCTGGACAACATTTCTCCGGACGCCTTCCTGCCGCTCTTTTTCAAGCGCCTGGCGGAAGCGGTCGGGGCACTTCTTGTTTCCGGACTTTTTTCTCTGTGGAAACCGAAAAGTCTGGGGATGGGGGACTGCAAATTGATGGCGGTCGTGGTTCTCTATCTCGGTTTCATGGAAGGCGCCACGTTGCTTTGGCTCGCGTTATTTTTCACCGGATTGCGTGGCCTTATTCAGCGCATGGGACAAAAAGAGAAAAAGATTCGTACATTGGCCTTTGCGCCGCAGGTTGCCGCAGCCGGGATTCTGTACTGCTTACTCCATCTGGCATGGAAGATACCATAG
- a CDS encoding ABC transporter ATP-binding protein translates to MIELQGITKKFGDKVAVDHLSLTLEPGTITGFIGPNGAGKTTTIRMLCGILRPDEGKITINGIDLRRDPIKAKEQFAYVSDDPDLFTALKGTEYINFICDIYRVPKEEREARLLELLDTFEMREAVGDRISSYSHGMQQKIHIIAALMHEPNIWIMDEPMTGLDPQASFLLKKRMKEHAAKGNIVLFSTHVLEVAEKLCDRIAIINKGQMKYTGTLEALQQQYPNLTLEQIFLRVTESRVLAEEEKDAQDGGNHVPGQDAQDEQEEEGQEV, encoded by the coding sequence ATGATCGAACTGCAAGGCATTACGAAAAAATTCGGCGACAAGGTCGCCGTGGACCATCTTTCTTTGACGTTGGAACCGGGAACCATCACCGGTTTTATCGGCCCGAACGGCGCCGGCAAAACCACTACCATCCGAATGCTTTGCGGCATTCTTCGCCCGGATGAAGGGAAAATTACCATTAACGGCATTGACCTGCGACGCGATCCCATCAAGGCGAAAGAACAGTTTGCCTATGTTTCCGATGATCCCGACCTGTTTACGGCACTAAAGGGGACGGAATACATTAATTTTATCTGCGACATCTATCGCGTACCGAAAGAAGAACGCGAAGCACGCCTTCTGGAGCTGTTGGATACGTTTGAAATGCGTGAGGCGGTCGGGGATCGCATTTCCTCGTATTCCCATGGTATGCAACAGAAAATTCATATCATTGCCGCTCTAATGCATGAGCCGAATATTTGGATTATGGATGAGCCCATGACGGGTCTGGATCCGCAGGCTTCGTTCCTGCTCAAAAAACGCATGAAGGAGCACGCAGCGAAGGGCAACATTGTGTTGTTTTCGACGCACGTCCTCGAAGTGGCGGAAAAGCTTTGTGACCGCATTGCCATCATCAATAAAGGGCAGATGAAATACACCGGAACGCTGGAAGCCTTGCAACAACAGTATCCGAACCTGACGCTGGAGCAGATCTTCCTGCGCGTGACGGAATCGCGCGTCTTGGCGGAAGAGGAAAAAGATGCGCAAGACGGTGGGAATCATGTGCCCGGGCAAGACGCACAGGACGAACAGGAAGAGGAAGGACAGGAAGTATGA
- a CDS encoding glycosyltransferase family 2 protein: MLSVIIPAYNEQAGLAVTFKTLEQVLSPLDMPFELVFVDDGSRDKTWEIIQQLRPVNNENRVQGIHFSRNFGKEAAIFAGLEAANGDCVVVIDADLQHPPEKILDMVALWKQGYEVVEGIKEDRGDETRAHRGFSKLFYRLISRFSGLNMADSSDFKLLDRKVVDALNRMPERNTFFRAMSFWAGYSRATVRYRVQDRQYGKSKWSTFSLVRYAMRNIASFSVLPMQLVTFMGAVFFVVAGILSIIALVQKLSGRALGGFTTVIILLMFTGSIIMFSLGIIGFYIAQIAEEVKRRPRYLVSEEYRSEE; encoded by the coding sequence ATGCTTTCGGTAATCATTCCTGCATATAACGAACAAGCCGGTCTGGCGGTCACGTTTAAGACGCTGGAACAGGTGCTTTCTCCCCTGGACATGCCCTTTGAGCTGGTGTTTGTGGACGACGGTTCCCGAGATAAAACGTGGGAGATTATCCAACAACTCCGCCCGGTAAATAATGAAAACCGCGTGCAAGGGATTCACTTTAGTCGCAATTTCGGAAAAGAGGCGGCAATTTTTGCCGGTCTCGAGGCGGCCAATGGCGATTGCGTCGTGGTCATAGATGCCGATTTGCAGCATCCGCCGGAAAAAATTCTGGACATGGTGGCATTGTGGAAACAGGGCTACGAAGTGGTGGAGGGCATTAAAGAAGATCGCGGGGACGAGACCCGCGCACATCGCGGCTTTTCCAAGCTGTTTTATCGCCTAATCAGCCGTTTTTCGGGCCTGAACATGGCGGACAGCTCCGACTTTAAGCTGCTGGATCGCAAGGTGGTTGACGCCTTAAACCGCATGCCGGAGCGCAACACCTTCTTTCGCGCGATGTCCTTCTGGGCCGGCTATTCGCGCGCGACCGTGCGCTATCGCGTGCAGGATCGCCAATATGGCAAATCCAAATGGTCCACGTTTTCGCTTGTTCGCTACGCCATGCGAAACATCGCGTCTTTCTCCGTTCTTCCCATGCAGCTCGTTACCTTCATGGGCGCTGTTTTCTTTGTCGTTGCCGGCATCCTCTCGATTATCGCGCTCGTACAGAAGCTCTCCGGCCGCGCCCTGGGCGGCTTCACCACCGTCATCATTCTTCTGATGTTTACCGGCAGCATCATCATGTTCAGCCTCGGCATTATCGGCTTTTACATTGCCCAGATTGCGGAAGAGGTTAAGCGGCGTCCGCGTTATTTGGTGTCGGAGGAGTATCGTTCGGAAGAGTAA
- the gpmI gene encoding 2,3-bisphosphoglycerate-independent phosphoglycerate mutase: protein MESPKKKVVLIVMDGVGISPIDKEEGDAVKAAYTPTLDRLREEYPWIMLRAHGVAVGLPTDDDMGNSEVGHNALGCGQIYAQGAKLVNQSIADGSLFASDTWKETLGYALSHDGALHFIGLLSDGNVHSHIDHLMAMITAAKAAGIRRVFVHALLDGRDVPPTSGETYLTQLENFLATLNDDTFHGAIASGGGRMTTTMDRYKADWSMVARGWDAQVHGKTADGRLFPSALDAYCTLREETGEVDQNLPAFVIGENGQPVGAMQDGDSVIFYNFRGDRAIEISMAFEDEDFTAFDRGVRPEVYYAGMLEYDGDLHIPHHYLVNPPKITNTLTEFLVSKGINEFACAETQKFGHVTYFWNGNNSEKVSETLETWVEVPSDNVPFDQRPWMKSAEVTDQLLQAIQSEQYGFLRVNYANGDMVGHTGVFRSVEIAIESVDLALSRVVPVALAHGYTVLITADHGNSDDMLQKTKAGTVEPKTSHSLNPVPFIAVSPDKDVVLDESLSNRAGLANVAATVVELMGYEKPECWEKSVLK from the coding sequence ATGGAATCACCCAAGAAAAAAGTGGTGCTCATCGTCATGGACGGTGTGGGCATCAGCCCTATTGATAAAGAAGAAGGCGATGCGGTAAAAGCCGCATACACGCCGACCTTGGATCGGCTTCGCGAAGAGTATCCCTGGATCATGCTCCGTGCGCATGGCGTAGCGGTCGGGCTTCCCACCGATGACGACATGGGCAATTCCGAGGTCGGACACAACGCCCTCGGCTGCGGCCAGATTTACGCACAGGGCGCCAAACTCGTAAACCAGTCCATTGCCGACGGTTCGCTGTTTGCTTCCGACACGTGGAAAGAGACGCTTGGCTATGCGCTTTCGCATGACGGCGCGCTGCATTTCATCGGTCTGCTTTCGGATGGCAACGTGCATTCTCATATCGATCACCTGATGGCGATGATTACCGCCGCAAAGGCTGCCGGCATCCGGCGTGTCTTTGTTCATGCCCTGTTGGACGGCCGTGATGTGCCGCCGACGTCCGGCGAAACCTATCTCACCCAACTGGAAAATTTCCTGGCTACGCTCAATGACGATACGTTCCATGGCGCCATTGCCAGCGGCGGCGGTCGCATGACAACGACCATGGATCGCTACAAAGCGGATTGGTCCATGGTTGCGCGCGGCTGGGATGCCCAGGTGCACGGAAAAACCGCGGACGGCCGACTGTTCCCTTCCGCCCTTGACGCCTACTGCACGCTGCGTGAAGAAACCGGCGAGGTGGATCAGAATCTTCCCGCCTTTGTGATTGGTGAAAACGGACAACCCGTCGGAGCCATGCAGGATGGCGACAGTGTAATCTTCTACAATTTCCGCGGCGATCGTGCCATAGAGATTTCGATGGCTTTTGAAGACGAGGACTTCACCGCCTTTGATCGCGGGGTGCGGCCGGAGGTCTACTATGCCGGCATGCTGGAATACGACGGCGATTTGCACATTCCGCATCATTATCTTGTGAATCCCCCAAAAATCACGAATACCCTGACGGAATTTCTCGTTTCCAAAGGCATCAACGAATTCGCCTGTGCGGAAACCCAGAAATTCGGTCACGTCACCTATTTCTGGAACGGCAACAATTCCGAAAAAGTTTCCGAAACGCTGGAAACCTGGGTGGAAGTGCCTTCCGATAATGTTCCCTTCGACCAGCGCCCCTGGATGAAATCCGCCGAAGTGACGGATCAACTCCTACAAGCCATTCAAAGCGAGCAATACGGTTTCTTGCGTGTCAATTACGCCAACGGCGACATGGTCGGCCATACCGGCGTCTTCCGTTCGGTCGAAATCGCCATTGAAAGCGTCGATCTCGCCCTTTCCCGCGTCGTGCCCGTCGCGCTTGCCCACGGCTACACCGTCCTCATCACCGCCGATCACGGCAACTCCGATGACATGCTCCAAAAAACCAAAGCCGGCACGGTGGAGCCCAAAACCTCGCATTCCCTCAACCCCGTTCCCTTCATCGCGGTCAGCCCCGATAAGGATGTCGTTCTCGATGAATCGCTGTCCAATCGCGCCGGCCTCGCCAATGTTGCCGCGACCGTCGTGGAGCTGATGGGCTATGAAAAGCCGGAGTGTTGGGAAAAGTCGGTGCTGAAATAG
- a CDS encoding FprA family A-type flavoprotein, with the protein MITYCTPITDWLTYVGVNDRLKPLFENQWPLPKGVAYNAYLATDEKVALLDSVDAHQADDFMTKVRTALGDRTLDYFVIHHVEPDHSSTVPLIRRYYPDVTLVGNKKTFAMLNQFYGIDEENTLVVGEGDSLSLGKHKLTFHMTPMTHWPESMVSYEETDGILFSQDIFGGFGALDGKIFDDEIGDIETVYAEACRYYTNIVGKYSRMAAKALKKLEGLTINMICPVHGPIWRTHPEHILALYTNLANCRSQNGVVIAFGSMYGNTEHMADMLARFLSEEGVKNIHLYDVAKTHPSIISTEIWKYRGFIACAPTYNNALFLPMRTLFDILTENKMQNKSMGIVGNYSWSGGAVKEMQAWLEKQPFEAIEPVVEAKSAATQEDLEQLRALAKAMAENLDSHAETDNVNYYSHIGE; encoded by the coding sequence ATGATTACCTATTGTACACCCATTACAGATTGGCTGACCTATGTCGGTGTGAACGATCGTCTGAAGCCTTTATTTGAAAACCAATGGCCGCTGCCCAAGGGCGTGGCGTACAATGCCTATTTGGCGACGGATGAAAAAGTCGCGTTGCTTGACTCGGTGGATGCCCATCAGGCGGATGATTTCATGACCAAAGTGCGCACCGCCCTCGGCGATCGTACGCTGGATTACTTCGTCATCCATCACGTCGAGCCGGATCATTCTTCGACCGTTCCGCTGATTCGCCGCTATTACCCCGATGTGACGCTCGTAGGCAACAAAAAGACCTTTGCGATGCTCAACCAGTTCTATGGCATCGACGAAGAAAACACGCTGGTCGTCGGCGAAGGCGATTCGCTTTCCCTCGGCAAACACAAGCTGACATTCCATATGACCCCCATGACGCACTGGCCGGAATCCATGGTCAGCTATGAAGAAACCGACGGCATCCTCTTCTCGCAGGATATTTTCGGCGGTTTCGGTGCACTCGACGGCAAAATTTTCGACGACGAAATCGGTGACATCGAGACGGTCTATGCAGAAGCCTGCCGCTACTACACCAATATCGTCGGCAAGTATTCCCGCATGGCTGCAAAGGCCTTGAAAAAGCTGGAAGGCTTGACGATCAACATGATTTGTCCGGTGCACGGCCCCATTTGGCGCACGCATCCGGAACACATCTTGGCGCTTTACACCAACCTGGCGAACTGCCGTTCCCAAAATGGCGTCGTCATCGCCTTCGGTTCCATGTACGGCAACACCGAGCACATGGCCGATATGCTGGCGCGTTTCCTGTCGGAAGAGGGCGTGAAAAACATTCATCTCTATGACGTGGCGAAAACACATCCGTCGATTATCTCCACGGAAATCTGGAAATACCGCGGGTTCATCGCCTGCGCACCGACCTATAACAACGCGCTGTTCCTTCCCATGCGCACGCTTTTCGACATTTTGACCGAGAATAAAATGCAAAATAAAAGCATGGGCATTGTCGGCAACTATTCCTGGAGCGGCGGGGCCGTCAAGGAGATGCAGGCGTGGCTGGAAAAACAGCCGTTTGAAGCCATCGAGCCCGTCGTGGAGGCGAAGAGTGCCGCAACACAAGAGGATCTGGAACAGCTCCGCGCCCTCGCCAAAGCCATGGCCGAAAATCTCGACTCTCATGCGGAGACCGACAACGTGAATTACTATTCGCATATCGGGGAATAG